The window CTGTGCGCATATGCAATTCGGCTTGCCGCATTTACGATAATTGACCGAGATACTACCTCGCCTGAAATCACCAAGTGTTTTCAATCTCTCACAAAGACCATCCCGTCTCCGTTCCAGCTCTGACAAAGATTCCGGCATATGCCCTCCTTATAGTCTGGTAGTTTAATGAGCTACCAGATTATAAGGCATTTTGCCCTTTTTGTCAATTCTACCTACAACTATGTCGCAGACCCCTCCTCTTGGAACCTGTTGACAATTCCCTGTAAGAGACGTATAAAGGTAAATATTTTCTCTCCGGGAAAAGGCTATTAACGATCATGAAACTCACTCTCACCCGAAAGATCTTTCTGGGCTACTTCATCATGATCTGTCTGGTCCTGGTGGAGGGGTTCTATGCGGTCTATGAGCTCAACCGATTGAACCGCCAAACCCGGTCCATGGTCCAGGGGGAGGTCTTCTCCATGGATCTGGAGAAGCGGCTTCTTGACCTTTTCCTGTCCCAGGTGGGAAACGAAAAGAAGTACCTCGTAGTGCACGACCGGGATTTCCTTTCCCTCGCCCTTTCAAAAGGAGAGGAGTTTGATAAAATCCTTCTTCAACTGATGGCAGGGAGAAGGGGTGTTCCTTTTATGAAAGATCTGGAAGAGATCCAGCGGTTGCATGAGCGGCATATCAAAGGTTTTCTCTCAGCCGTGGAGGACGTTCCCGGTGATCAGGGTAAAGGCGAGGCCGAGCTTTCCGGAAGGGGCATGATGGGTGAGGCCGAGGTCCTGGCGATGACCGGGAGGATCGAGGAGATCATCCGGATTGAAGAGTTGTCCATTGCCCGGAAGATGAGTGAAGCGCAGGCGTTCAGCCAGCGGGCCTATACGATCACGATCGGGATTGTGGCCTCCATGGGGCTTTTCGGCTTGCTCATGGCCTGGCTCATGATCCGGAGTATCCAGGAGCCGATTCAAAAACTCAAGCAGGGGACACAGTATATCTCTGAAGGGATTTTTGAGAAGCGGATTTTGATCTCTTCCAAGGACGAATTTGGAGACCTGGCACGGGCCTTTAATATCATGACCCAGAGGCTCTCGGAGCTGGAGGAGATGAAACGGGAATTCATTGCCAACATGTCGCATGAACTCCGCACGCCGCTGACCTCCATCAAGGCGGCCGCATCGCTGATGCTGGATCAGGTCCCGGGTCACATCACGGATAAGCAGAAAAGGGTGCTCTGCATTATTCAGGAGGAGACCGGAAAGCTGATCCGCCTGATCAACAACGTCCTCGACCTCTCCAGACTCAGGGCAGGAATGATGCCATACCTAAAATCTTTGAACGGTTCCGGCAGGCCGACCCCCTGATGGGGAAGCCGGCGAAAGGAACGGGCCTGGGTCTCTCCATCTGCAAATATTATATTGAGGGACATGGCGGAAGGATCTGGACAGAGAGCGAACGGGGCGCGGGGAGCCGTTTTTATTTTGATCTTCCCGTCATGAGGAAGGAAGTGACGGTATCGGCATGAAGATTCACAAAACATACTTTTTTTTAATTTTCCTGCTTTGCGCCGCTTGTTTGCCTCCCTATGATCTTAAAAATTTTTCGAGCCGGTCCGATGGTGGAGAGAGTAAAAAACAGGAGAAGATCAGTTCTCCGGATGAATTCTTTCTTAATGCAGATCAGTTGTTCCATGACGGGAAATACCGGAGCGCCCTGCATGACACCCGCCGTATTTATGAGGAGGCGCATCACCGGGAGGTTGAGGAGGAGGCCCTGTTCCGGATCATTCTGATTCAATCCTATGGAGATAACCCCAACAGGGACTACAGGGAAGCCGGGCGGGTTGCAAAGGCATTCCTGAAGAACTATCCGGGAAGCAAACGCAGCCGGGAAGTTCAGGCCATCCTCCTCCTGATCGAGGAGATCCATCGCAGCGAAGCCGAAGCCGAGACCCTCAAGGGGTATAATGCCATCCAGGATGAGAAGATTCAGAGATTGATGCAGGACATCAGAAAGATCAAAGAGATCGACCTTCAATTGGAAGAACAGAAAAAGAAGCTGGAGTAGGCCATGTCTAAAGAACGAATTCTACTTGTTGATGATGATCCGAATATCCTCGAGGTCTTATGCATGCGTCTTGAGTCCAAGGGGTTCGAACCGTTCAAGGTGAAGAGCACGGAGCAGGCCCTGAGCAGGCTGAAGCAGGAAAGATACGATCTGGTGCTGACCGACCTCAGGATGACGGGGCTCGACGGGATGGATCTTTTGGAAGAAATCAGAAGGATGGATCCGGAACTTCCGGTGATCATTCTCACCGCGCATGGCAGTATCCCCAATGCGGTGGAGGCCATGCAGAAAGGGGCGTTCAGTTATCTGACCAAGCCCTTTGAAGATAAAGAGATCACTTTCCATGTTGAAAGGGCCCTTGAAAAAAGGCGGCTTGAGAAGAAGATTTATAATCTCAAAAGTCTGGTGGAAGACCGGTTCAGTTTCAAGAACATCGTGGGGAGAAGCCGTCTCATGCAGGGCATTTTCGACCAGGTGGTCCAGGCGGCTCCGTCCGACTCCACCATTTTACTGACCGGTGAGAGCGGAACCGGCAAGGAACTCTTCTCCAGGGCGATTCACGCCCATAGCCGCAGGGCCGGAGGGCCTTTTATTACCGTGAATTGTGCGGCAATCCCGGAAACCCTTCTGGAGAATGAACTCTTCGGACATGAGCGGGGCTCCTATACCGGGGCCGGCGCCTCTCAGGATGGATATTTTCTCCGGGCGGATGGGGGGACGATCTTTCTGGATGAAATCGGCGAGGCCCCTCTTTCCATTCAAGCCAAGCTTCTTCGTGTCTTGCAGGAAAAAGAGTTTAACCCCATCGGTTCAACCCGGTCGCTCAAAGTGGATGTCAGGATCATCACGGCCACCAATCAGAACATAGAAAAGTCCGTTGAACAGGGAAAGTTCCGTGAGGATCTCTACTATCGAATTCATGTCATTCCCATTCATATCCCGCCGCTCAGGGAACGCAAGGAGGATATTCCTTTTCTGATCGACCATTTTATCCGGAAGCATTCGAGCCGGGTGGGGAAAAAGATCGAGGGAATTGACCCTGTGGCCGTGCAGCAGCTCATGCAGCAGAACTGGCCGGGGAATGTCCGGGAACTGGAGAACCGGATCGAACAGGGCATGGTGATGGCTCGTAATCCGGTTCTCGGTTCTCAAGACTTCCTCTTTGATCAGGATGAACACCGGCACAGGAAATTTCTGAATTTCAGAGAGGCGCGGGATGTTTTTGAAAAGGAATATGTGACCCATCTCCTTAAGATGACCGGGGGGCATGTGACCCATGCGGCCCAAATGGCGGGGAAGCAGCGCGCTGATTTTTACAATATTATGAAAAAGCACGGGATTCAACGAGAGGCCTTCAGGAACGTTTCCGGAAGGCCTCCGGATGCTGTAAGATGACCATAGAACCAGGACCTCATGAGACCCTCGACACGCTTTCCACGGCCGGGATCCGCATCCTCCAACCCAGGAGAGGGTATCGCTACTCCCTGGATTCCCTGATCCTTGCATTCTTCCTTCATCTCAAGAAAGGGGACGCCGTGGTGGAACTCGGCGCCGGCGCAGGCGTGATCTCCATGATCCTGGCAAAACGGGATCCTGCCTGTCCTATCGTGGGGCTGGAGATCCAAAAACGGCTCTACGGCCTCATGGCGAGGAACCTGGCGCTCAATGGTCTTGAGGGCCGGGTGCAGGCGGTCCATGGAGACATCCGCAGGATTGAAGAATATTTCGATCCTGCGAAAACAGATGCCGTCTGCTCCAATCCCCCCTTTCGCAAGGTCCGTTCAGGCAGGATGAATCCGGACCCGGAAAAAGCTATTGCAAGACATGAGATCGAACTCACCCTTCCCGATCTGATCCATGCAGCGGCTTATCTCCTGAAGAGACATGGGAAATTTTCTTTGATCTATCTTCCTGAACGTCTGGCCGACCTGATCCAGCAGCTCAGACAGGATCACCTCGAGCCGCGAAGAATGCAGACCATCCACTCCTTTCCGGAGACCCCGCCGGTCCTCGTGATGGTCGAGGCGGTCAAGGGGGCCGGGGCGGGGATGAGAATGGAGGCGCCCTTTATCATCTACCGGGATAAAACCGGCGCTTATTCCAAAGAGATGAAATCCATCTATGGGTTTCAGTCCGGTTCATGATGATTGGAGATGCAGCCGGAATCAGCGGTTTCTTTTGAGGTTTGATTCCATGGCGGTCATTTTTTGCGTCCCTGCGGCCGAGGATGTCGGTTGATTGAGGGCTTGGCTTTCTACCAGGCTTAGAAAGATCTGGGACAGGTTCGGATCAAACTGACTTCCGGATCCCTCGCCTATCTGGGAGCATGCGCCTTTCTGAGAAAGCTTTTTTTTATAGCTCCTTCCGGAAATCATGGCATCGTACGCGTCGCAAATGGAGAGGATACGCGCGCCCCGGCAGATCTCCCGTCCTTTTCTTCCAGTGGGATACCCCTTGCCGTCAAAACGTTCATGATGCTGCAGGATGATCTGCAGCTCCTTGTCCAGGAAGTTCAGAGGCTCAATCATCTTTGCGCTGAACAGGGGGTGGAGCTTCATGATCCTGAACTCCTTGGGGTTGTATCCCCCTTTTTTATAAAGGATCTGCGGGTCGATCCCAGCCTTGCCGATGTCATGAAGCATGCCGGCCAGCCGGATGGAGTTGATCTCCGGCTGGGGAAGATGAAGCGCCTTGGCAAGGGAGACCGCATAGCGGGTCACGTTGGGAGAATGCTGCGCCGTTCTTCGGTCTTTCTTTTCAATTTCTTCCACGATGGTTTTGCTGTATTCGATGAATTTGTCAACCATCTCCTGGGTAAAACCGATGAAACGATTCTGGTAATGCGCGATCTTTTGCTGGTACTCGTTGTTTAACAACTCATCAAAGGACTGTTTTTCCTTCCAGTGACAGACATTGTTCTTGCCCCTGTGCTTGGCTTCGTAAAGGGCCTCATCCGCATGACGGATCAGGACCTGAGGTTCCGTCACGCTCGGGTCGGTGCTTCCGGCCACTCCGATGCTCGCGGTCACGCGTGCGGAATTTTCTCCATCCTGGAACGTCCGGCAGAAAAAGCTTTCCCGTATCCGTTCACAAAGAGTGAGGACCCCGTCTTTTTTGATGTGCGAACAGAGCATGACGAATTCTTCCCCGCCGTACCGGGCCAGGAGATCAACATCCCTCATCTGCCTCCGCAGGATTTCAGCGCTCTTTTGCAGGACCGAATCACCGAAGATGTGGCCGTAAGTGTCGTTGATGGATTTAAAGTCATCCAGGTCCAGCATGATACAATGGAGAGGATAGGCATAGCGAAGCGCCTGACGGAACTCCTTTTCCATGAGATATTTAAAATACCGGTGGTTATAAAGACCGGTCAGGCCGTCCTGTGCGGCCTGCTCCTTGATCCGTTCCCCTTTCTGCCGCTTTTTTTCCTCTATGCGTTTCTGGCTGATGGCATTCCTGATGGCGGAACTCAAGGTCGAGGCGGTCAATTCTTTTTTGGAGATGTAGTCGTAGGCGCCGCGCTTCATGGCCTCCACGGCCGTCCGTTCATTCCCCTGAGAAGCGATCATGATGATGGCCGTATCAATCTTCTTTTTACGAATATCCTCCATCATGCTGAGGCCGTCAAATTTGGGAGTATGATGGCCGACCAGAACCAGGTCAACGGGATGTTCACTGAGATGGTGCAGGGCGGACTCGCCGTTCTGCACAAAGGCAAAGGAGGCGCCGCTGAGATCTTTTTTCAGGATCCCCTCGGCTGTTTTGGCGAAGCTTTTATTTTCGTCGATGCAGAGGATAGAAATTCGAGTGTTGGGCACAAAATCCTCCCTATGCTTTTTCCATACCTCTTCAGAAGCGCAGGTATCATAGCAGGGAATGGATCCGTAATCAAGTATTATGTTTGACTTGCCGCTGCCCCCGGTTCAACGTGGGTGAGGTTCCGTCCTGCAGGAAATGACACATGCGGTATGATTTTTCCTAGGCAAAAAAAAACTGCAGGAGATGATACGGGTGAGCCGGGCCCGTACGCTCTCCTGCAGTTCAGTGGTGAAACCACTCACTTGCGGGGTACCATTGCGATACCCCTGGGGGAATGGGGGTTATGCAACGTTGATGCTTTCTCGCTCAATCTGTTCATCCAGCCCAAGGAAGACCACCCTGGAGCAGATGGGGCATTTATAGTAGACATCAAAGAAGATGGCCCCGCCTTCGTCACGGTTTAAAGGAAGAAACCGGGTGTCATCTCTGAACATCTTGGAACCACATTTGCCGCAGTGCATGGGGTGACCTCCTATTCTACGAATCCAGATCCACGGTTTTTGTCAAGAGCTAAATGCAATCTATAGGGTGATATAGCAAATCATGTGCCAGTTCTTGTCTTGAAACACTTCCACGAAGGCAGGGAGGAGGGAAGATCGCTTCCAATCTACAATATATTGAATAATCATCACTGGTTAGCACCGCCTGTATGGA is drawn from Nitrospirae bacterium CG2_30_53_67 and contains these coding sequences:
- a CDS encoding two-component system response regulator GlrR (with GlrK is part of a two-component signal transduction system regulating glmY) is translated as MSKERILLVDDDPNILEVLCMRLESKGFEPFKVKSTEQALSRLKQERYDLVLTDLRMTGLDGMDLLEEIRRMDPELPVIILTAHGSIPNAVEAMQKGAFSYLTKPFEDKEITFHVERALEKRRLEKKIYNLKSLVEDRFSFKNIVGRSRLMQGIFDQVVQAAPSDSTILLTGESGTGKELFSRAIHAHSRRAGGPFITVNCAAIPETLLENELFGHERGSYTGAGASQDGYFLRADGGTIFLDEIGEAPLSIQAKLLRVLQEKEFNPIGSTRSLKVDVRIITATNQNIEKSVEQGKFREDLYYRIHVIPIHIPPLRERKEDIPFLIDHFIRKHSSRVGKKIEGIDPVAVQQLMQQNWPGNVRELENRIEQGMVMARNPVLGSQDFLFDQDEHRHRKFLNFREARDVFEKEYVTHLLKMTGGHVTHAAQMAGKQRADFYNIMKKHGIQREAFRNVSGRPPDAVR